A stretch of DNA from Desmospora activa DSM 45169:
AAAGATAAAGATGGGAACATCCGCGTTCTCTTGCCGAATCGCTTCCACGATCGCCTTGAGGTTATTGGCATATTCTTCGCGGGTTAAAGCAGCTTCGTCCAAATCGATCGATTCCAATGACCCGCTTCCGCGAAAAAGGTCGTTTCCACCGATGGTGAGGGTTACCCAACTGGCTTCACCCAACAGCTGACGGACGCGTGGTTGTTTCATCTGTTCTCTCAACTCGGGTGAAGTTTGCCCTTTGATTCCCAAGTTGACGGCACTAACCGTTTCATCCTGTTCACGGAGGGCGGATCGAATCCGTCCAAAATAGCCTTGTCCAGTCGTGTCACCGGTTCCTCGGGTAAGGGAGTCCCCAAAGCTTAGCAACAAATGCTCTCCTTCAGGGGCGGCAGAGGAAACATCAGTTTCCCGCGCTTCATTCGGCTGTGGTGCAGAAGTGTTTCCCATGATCTCCGCCACAGCCCAGGAAAAGCCTGCCGCAAAGAGCAACAGGGACGCCAAGGAGAGTAAATTGATTGCGATCCACAACGGTCGGCTTTTCATTTTCATCGTAAACTCCTTTGCTTCAATTGATGGAACGGCGGTGTAAACCGGTTATATCTTTTCCTTCCTCAAAAGGGGCAAACCGCCTGTAGGCGCATATACATAATATCGAGTTTGTTTTTTAGGGAGGGAACGAAGAGTGAAATTGCAAATCGTCCAACCCGGGGATACGCTTTGGTCGGTCGCCCGCCGCTTCGACATCCCGATCCGGACTCTGATGGATGCCAATAAAGACATCGGGGATCCCGACCGTTTGGAGCCAGGGACCAAAGTGCGAATTCCCACAGGCAAGGTTCCGGTCTCTTTGTATACAACAGAAGATGAAGTGAAAGTTCGTCGAGAACCGCCGCATCCGCCCACTTGGGAAAGTTCCAGTTCAAGCTCTAGTTCTAGTTCAAGCTCTAGCTCCAGTTCAGCGATGGCGCCAAAACGGGGGGCGAGGATGCCTCAGTACCCTACTTTCCCAGTCCCCCCCATGCCCAAAGCACCCCAGTATCAACAGCAAAAATCTGTATCACCCACTCCATACCCAACGCCATATCCATATCCCAGTAAGACTCCCAAAAGGGATTGTGGTTGTGGATCTCCCAAACAGGTATTCCCTTTTCCGCCTGGCCAAGGCTATCCGATGCCTGGCCCCGGTTATCCCGGTCCTGGTCAAGGCTATCCCGGTCCTGACCAAGGTTACCCGATGCCCAGCCCTGGTTATCCCGGTCCCGACCAAGGTTATCCTGGCCCTGGTCAAGGCTATCCCATGCCTGGACCTGGCTTTCCCGGACCGGACCAAGGCTATCCGATGCCCGGCCCCGGTTATCCCGGCCCTGGTCAAGGCTATCCCGGTCCCGGTTTTCCCGGAATACCAGGGATGCCGATGACACCAATGTCCAAAAAAGATCCTACCCAAGACCGTTCGCTAAATGGTCCATCCCCATCTGTCCCCTTACGTCCAATGCCCCTGGAAAGCTCGGAAAATGTTGATGGGCAAACGAGCAATTATGCTGAGCTCTTTCGTGAGCAGGAAGAGCGGGAGAGCAGTTCCTCCGAACTGTGAACGGACAGGAACAAGGATGGGCTTTTCATATCGGGGCAGCGGAGCGTCTTCATTGGGAACGATTGCTGGGTGATCGCATTGAAACGGTTCAGCCGTTCCAAAAAAATTGGTTGGTGACAACCGCTCACGGTCGCTGGGTGGCTAAACGGACGCGACGACCCGGTTTTCTCCAATGGTGGGCGGGAGTAGATCGGGAGATCAGACTGCGTGGTTTTCAGCAACTACCCTTTTGGTTAACGGACGGAAGAGAATGGCAACTGTCCGCTTGGATACCGGGGCGCAGTGCCCGTTATCGCCAGCAAGGGGATTTGGTTCACGCCGCTGCCATATTGGGACGATTTCACCGGCTAGGGCGTGGATTGTATACCCCTACCCTTTCTCCTGGAAGTAATTTAATCAAGCGGGTGGAAGAGCGTTTCCTTACCTTTATCCGCTTTGTTCGTAAACAAAATTCGCCCGCAGTC
This window harbors:
- a CDS encoding GDSL-type esterase/lipase family protein, with translation MKMKSRPLWIAINLLSLASLLLFAAGFSWAVAEIMGNTSAPQPNEARETDVSSAAPEGEHLLLSFGDSLTRGTGDTTGQGYFGRIRSALREQDETVSAVNLGIKGQTSPELREQMKQPRVRQLLGEASWVTLTIGGNDLFRGSGSLESIDLDEAALTREEYANNLKAIVEAIRQENADVPIFIFGLYNPFGDLGDRKTTDALVREWNQTIVETTADDPLVVIIPLFDLFQLNPDRYLYSDKFHPNNDGYQFMADRLLQTLTALEENEVNVDAP